A region of Maridesulfovibrio sp. DNA encodes the following proteins:
- a CDS encoding metallophosphoesterase has protein sequence MLVDNPKIKRGVLLSTDVMTLVLPVTIFFPESLPYLVKILMQGAGYSWAAIIACMVPVGLCFEPIRWGIKLLGDGIRVPRLKIFAVLCLISIAMTVGGYINATSPVVKEVAFDLSKGAKGAKEFRVVMFSDLHAGKLMTRDRVGAIVNMVNSLNPDLVLMVGDILDDHDSELSGAADELALIKAPLGKFAVLGNHEYYLGNSWSRRMLEKQGVKVLGDSSSIVDDKFLLVGRNDFANLRSGGPRFALKNVIPEGNSLPIILMDHTPHRLDEAEQNNVALQVSGHTHNGQLFPFNLVVKKLYEQEYGTYQKGETQYYISCGVGTWGPPLRTTSRPEVVLMKVRI, from the coding sequence TTGCTGGTTGATAATCCCAAGATCAAGCGCGGGGTGCTGCTTTCAACGGATGTTATGACCCTAGTGCTTCCTGTAACTATTTTTTTCCCTGAATCTTTGCCCTATCTGGTAAAGATTCTTATGCAGGGGGCTGGCTATAGTTGGGCGGCTATCATTGCTTGTATGGTTCCGGTAGGGCTGTGCTTTGAACCCATCCGCTGGGGCATAAAATTGCTCGGTGACGGGATCAGGGTTCCGAGACTGAAAATTTTTGCTGTGCTTTGCCTGATATCCATTGCGATGACTGTTGGCGGGTATATCAATGCAACCTCTCCGGTCGTGAAGGAAGTTGCTTTTGATCTTTCCAAAGGAGCTAAGGGAGCCAAAGAGTTCCGGGTTGTCATGTTTTCCGACCTGCATGCCGGAAAGCTTATGACCCGTGACCGTGTGGGGGCAATTGTTAACATGGTCAATTCCCTGAATCCCGATCTTGTGCTGATGGTAGGGGATATTCTGGATGACCATGACAGTGAATTGAGCGGTGCTGCTGATGAGCTGGCACTTATCAAGGCTCCACTGGGCAAATTTGCGGTGCTGGGAAATCACGAATATTACCTTGGTAACAGTTGGTCCCGGCGTATGCTGGAAAAGCAGGGTGTTAAGGTCTTGGGGGACAGTTCTTCCATTGTGGATGATAAGTTTTTGCTGGTCGGGAGAAATGATTTTGCCAATCTGCGCAGTGGTGGCCCCCGGTTTGCGCTGAAGAATGTGATCCCTGAGGGAAACAGCCTGCCTATTATTCTAATGGACCATACTCCGCATCGACTTGATGAGGCTGAGCAGAACAATGTAGCTTTGCAGGTCTCAGGACATACCCATAACGGGCAGCTTTTTCCGTTCAATCTGGTTGTGAAGAAGCTTTATGAGCAAGAGTACGGGACGTATCAAAAAGGAGAAACCCAGTACTATATTAGTTGCGGCGTCGGCACCTGGGGACCGCCGCTCAGAACAACATCCAGACCGGAAGTGGTGCTGATGAAGGTCAGAATTTAG
- the dapB gene encoding 4-hydroxy-tetrahydrodipicolinate reductase, giving the protein MTDVVIIGAKGRMGDTLVRCVQQSDDLKLAAVMERSGCEEGLDSLGCVCGTDAAEVLTKVPGAVVVDFTSPAATLKLLETAAVTGNPVVIGTTGMTNEELAQVEEFAKKVPVFLAPNMSVGVNVLLKILPELVRMLGPAYDMEMTEIHHNKKVDSPSGTALKLAACMAEARGLVYDEVKKHSRDGIVGARTKDELGVMAVRGGDVVGDHTAYFLGPGERIEVTHRAHSRETFAQGALRAARWLKDQKPGKLYNMADVF; this is encoded by the coding sequence ATGACAGATGTAGTAATTATCGGTGCGAAAGGCCGCATGGGTGACACACTGGTTCGCTGTGTACAGCAGAGTGATGATCTTAAACTTGCAGCAGTCATGGAGCGTTCCGGCTGCGAAGAAGGTCTTGATTCTCTTGGCTGTGTTTGCGGCACCGATGCCGCAGAAGTGCTGACTAAGGTTCCCGGTGCGGTCGTGGTGGATTTTACTTCCCCGGCAGCAACCCTGAAACTTCTGGAAACAGCTGCTGTAACCGGCAACCCGGTCGTTATAGGCACTACTGGCATGACTAATGAAGAACTGGCACAGGTGGAAGAATTCGCCAAGAAGGTGCCTGTCTTTCTTGCCCCGAACATGAGTGTCGGTGTTAATGTTTTGCTTAAGATTCTGCCTGAACTGGTGCGCATGCTCGGCCCTGCTTATGATATGGAAATGACTGAAATCCATCATAATAAAAAGGTGGATTCCCCCAGCGGTACCGCGCTTAAGCTCGCTGCATGCATGGCTGAAGCACGCGGTCTTGTTTATGATGAAGTTAAAAAGCATTCCCGTGACGGAATTGTCGGCGCAAGAACAAAGGATGAGCTTGGTGTAATGGCTGTGCGCGGCGGTGATGTTGTAGGTGATCATACTGCTTATTTTCTCGGACCCGGTGAACGTATTGAAGTAACCCACCGCGCTCATTCCCGTGAGACCTTTGCACAAGGTGCTCTCCGTGCAGCACGTTGGCTCAAAGACCAGAAGCCCGGTAAGCTTTATAATATGGCTGACGTATTCTAG
- a CDS encoding BRCT domain-containing protein, translating into MKSKNKEIKELVALLEKHNEAYRRGMPTISDARYDELTEQLRDLDPENRFLSNVEPESFSEKVEVRHPRPMLSTEKAYTTEELERFVSRVEKEAKAMGIKNVSYRITPKLDGLAARDDGKVFATRGNGEVGYEISSAFAKGVVAVGGRAQGVGEIVCSQEYFTEHLADSFEHPRNMVVGIITSDKVNEAAKQALQDEAVRFVPYSTLPKKMVDGAELVSRVWEITDELWAATDYPLDGMVAEVTDTALQERLGATAHHYRWQIAIKKKGESAVTEVEGIRWQVGRMGAVTPVMEVKPVSVSGATIRNVTAHNAGMLRDQSIGIGATIRIIRSGEVIPKLEEVIKPAQDVELPAECPSCGAELFWQNDFLKCPDFSCPARVEQRLEYWFKTLGNADWFGKKTISKLVKAGYNSLESVYTMAEDDFQKLGFGPVQSANLAEAIYISKTKETDDWRFLAAFGIPDLGKADSRKLLGYFKLEDVVNVKQEQLIELHGFGDITSHSVTEGIAAIKETILHMLEFDFNLRRTPLVADTESLESPISGKGIVFTGKMEQGSREDMQAMARRLGAKVQTSVSGKTDFLVCGSKVGSKKIESAQAKGVEIMTEVEFMDIVNAE; encoded by the coding sequence GTGAAAAGTAAAAACAAAGAAATTAAAGAGTTAGTTGCGCTTCTTGAGAAGCATAATGAAGCTTACCGTCGCGGTATGCCTACCATCAGTGATGCCCGCTATGATGAGTTGACTGAGCAGCTGCGTGACCTTGATCCTGAAAACCGGTTTTTGAGCAATGTAGAGCCTGAAAGTTTCAGCGAAAAGGTTGAGGTGCGCCACCCAAGGCCTATGCTATCTACCGAGAAAGCTTACACCACTGAAGAGCTTGAGCGGTTTGTTTCCCGTGTGGAAAAGGAAGCGAAAGCTATGGGCATCAAAAATGTGAGCTACCGGATTACGCCGAAGCTGGATGGTCTGGCTGCCCGTGATGACGGTAAGGTTTTTGCCACCCGCGGTAACGGTGAAGTAGGCTATGAAATTTCCAGTGCCTTTGCCAAGGGTGTGGTCGCTGTTGGCGGACGGGCACAGGGTGTGGGCGAAATTGTCTGCAGTCAGGAATATTTTACTGAACATCTTGCTGATTCCTTTGAGCATCCGCGCAACATGGTTGTCGGTATCATTACTTCGGATAAGGTGAATGAAGCTGCCAAGCAGGCTTTGCAGGATGAGGCTGTGCGTTTCGTTCCTTACAGTACTTTACCGAAGAAAATGGTGGACGGAGCAGAATTGGTCAGCCGGGTCTGGGAAATTACGGACGAACTCTGGGCGGCTACTGATTATCCCTTGGACGGCATGGTTGCCGAGGTGACAGACACTGCGCTTCAGGAACGTCTTGGAGCCACTGCCCACCATTACCGCTGGCAGATTGCAATTAAAAAGAAAGGCGAATCGGCGGTAACAGAAGTTGAGGGAATTCGTTGGCAGGTTGGCCGTATGGGTGCGGTAACCCCGGTTATGGAGGTTAAGCCCGTGTCTGTATCCGGCGCGACTATCCGTAATGTTACTGCCCATAATGCCGGGATGTTGCGTGACCAGTCCATCGGCATCGGTGCTACTATCCGGATTATCCGCAGCGGCGAAGTTATTCCCAAGCTTGAAGAAGTTATCAAGCCCGCACAGGATGTGGAGTTGCCTGCTGAATGTCCTTCCTGCGGCGCGGAACTTTTCTGGCAGAATGATTTTCTGAAATGTCCTGATTTCAGCTGTCCGGCCCGTGTAGAACAGCGGCTTGAGTACTGGTTCAAGACATTGGGCAATGCAGACTGGTTTGGCAAGAAAACCATCTCCAAACTGGTCAAGGCCGGGTATAATTCCCTTGAATCGGTTTACACTATGGCGGAAGATGATTTTCAGAAGTTGGGGTTCGGTCCGGTTCAGTCCGCGAATCTTGCGGAGGCCATTTATATCAGTAAGACCAAGGAAACTGATGATTGGCGTTTTCTGGCTGCATTCGGTATCCCTGATCTGGGTAAAGCGGACAGCCGCAAGCTGCTCGGGTATTTCAAACTGGAGGACGTGGTTAACGTTAAACAAGAGCAACTCATTGAGCTGCACGGCTTTGGCGATATTACCAGTCATTCGGTGACCGAAGGAATCGCGGCGATCAAGGAAACTATCCTGCACATGCTGGAGTTCGACTTCAACCTGCGCAGGACTCCATTAGTTGCCGATACGGAAAGTTTGGAAAGTCCCATTAGCGGAAAGGGTATAGTTTTTACCGGAAAGATGGAGCAGGGCAGCCGTGAAGACATGCAGGCCATGGCCAGACGTCTGGGCGCAAAAGTCCAGACTTCAGTTTCCGGGAAGACTGATTTTCTCGTCTGTGGCAGTAAAGTCGGATCCAAAAAGATTGAATCTGCTCAGGCAAAGGGCGTTGAGATCATGACTGAAGTCGAGTTTATGGATATAGTGAACGCTGAGTAA
- a CDS encoding potassium channel protein, whose protein sequence is MKSKSLFVRLLRLRREFGMFWGLIAGFIYMTLVFFGGIIGYMWLEGWNFLNSFYMVVITLSTVGFMEVLPLSDDGRLFTSFLILGGVGGFAYLIGAFSQLLVEGRLQTILGRRRMQKTIGKLKNHIIVCGYGRIGAIVTGEVMDEGLDVVVIENNPDLITQMEIAGIACVEGDATSDETLKLAGIDSAKTLIAALSDEAANVYVTLIARQSNVNLNIIARGNDTTSISRLEFAGANRVVLPHTIGGIRMAQSVLRPTVTNFLDIAMRGKIDLQMEELFVTDSSELVGMDLIESKIRPRFNLIIIAIRKGSGEMVFNPGPKEVIEAGDTLLTVGKISDLSAISKIL, encoded by the coding sequence ATGAAATCCAAATCCCTGTTTGTTAGGCTGCTCCGCTTGAGGCGGGAATTCGGAATGTTCTGGGGACTCATCGCCGGTTTCATTTACATGACGCTTGTTTTTTTCGGCGGCATTATCGGCTACATGTGGCTTGAGGGCTGGAATTTTTTAAACAGCTTCTACATGGTTGTGATCACCCTTTCCACTGTGGGGTTTATGGAAGTTCTGCCTTTGTCGGATGACGGCAGGCTGTTTACGTCCTTCCTGATCCTCGGCGGTGTGGGTGGTTTTGCATATTTGATCGGTGCCTTTTCCCAGTTGCTGGTGGAAGGGCGGTTGCAGACAATTCTAGGGAGACGCAGGATGCAGAAAACAATCGGAAAACTCAAGAATCATATTATTGTCTGCGGTTATGGGCGTATCGGTGCCATCGTTACCGGGGAAGTCATGGATGAAGGATTGGATGTGGTTGTTATTGAAAACAATCCTGATCTTATCACCCAGATGGAAATTGCCGGAATTGCCTGTGTCGAAGGCGATGCCACCAGCGATGAAACCCTAAAGCTGGCCGGTATTGATAGTGCCAAGACTCTTATTGCCGCTCTTTCAGATGAAGCGGCCAATGTATATGTGACTCTGATTGCCCGTCAGTCCAATGTAAATTTGAATATTATTGCCCGTGGTAATGACACAACCAGCATTTCCCGGCTTGAGTTTGCCGGGGCAAACCGGGTTGTGTTGCCTCATACAATCGGCGGAATACGCATGGCCCAGTCCGTATTGCGGCCTACAGTCACAAACTTTTTGGATATTGCCATGCGCGGTAAAATCGACTTGCAGATGGAAGAGCTTTTCGTTACCGATTCTTCCGAGCTGGTCGGCATGGACCTGATTGAATCCAAGATTCGTCCCCGTTTCAATCTGATTATCATCGCCATCCGCAAAGGAAGCGGTGAAATGGTCTTTAATCCCGGACCGAAAGAAGTCATCGAAGCGGGGGATACCCTGCTTACCGTAGGCAAAATTTCCGACCTTTCCGCTATCAGTAAAATTTTGTAG
- the uvrB gene encoding excinuclease ABC subunit UvrB, producing the protein MANNFELVSDYTLKGDQPEAVKQLVENIRHGVRDQILLGATGTGKTFAMANVIKELNRPTLVMAPNKTLAAQLFNEFKALFPHNAVEYFVSYYDYYQPEAYLPHSDTYIEKDSSINDDIDKLRHSATHALLTRRDVIIVASVSCIYGLGSPEFYAKMIIPVEEGQEMSMEKLMDRLVEVQYERNDYDFHRGTFRVRGDVIEIIPAYSREQALRIEFFGDEIDSILETDPLTGEVTGRRRKTVIYPASHFVSDQDNLERAREDIRNELTETLTAYKKDNKLIEAQRIEQRTMYDLEMIEEIGYCNGIENYSRHLDGRKEGEPPATLIHYFPDDFLLFMDESHIAVPQVGAMYNGDRSRKTTLVNFGFRLPSALDNRPLSFEEFLDKIGQAVYVSATPGPWEMERAQGLVVEQIIRPTGLLDPEIEVRPVKGQMDDLLAECKEREKRGERVLITTLTKRMAEDLTDYFNQMGVEAKYLHSDIDTMERMAIIQSLRAGEFVALVGINLLREGLDIPEVSLVAILDADKEGFLRSTRSLIQTFGRAARNSEGRVILYADNVTKSMRTAIDETYRRRAKQIEHNEEHGIVPQTIAKSLDNMLGTLYSDNWSGSEVKIAAEDVAEYGLDPAKMEKEVRKLEKDMRKYAAELEFEKAAELRDRIQNLREKILSLG; encoded by the coding sequence ATGGCGAACAATTTTGAGCTTGTCAGTGATTATACGCTTAAAGGCGACCAGCCTGAAGCGGTGAAACAACTGGTTGAAAATATCAGGCACGGTGTGCGGGATCAGATCCTGCTCGGGGCAACAGGTACGGGTAAGACTTTTGCCATGGCCAACGTGATTAAAGAGTTGAACCGCCCCACATTGGTGATGGCGCCCAACAAAACTCTGGCCGCCCAGCTTTTTAATGAATTCAAGGCGTTGTTCCCCCATAATGCGGTTGAATATTTTGTCAGCTATTACGATTACTACCAGCCGGAAGCCTATCTGCCGCATTCAGATACTTATATTGAAAAAGATTCATCCATTAACGATGATATTGATAAACTCCGGCATTCGGCCACCCATGCTTTGCTGACCCGCAGGGATGTTATTATCGTGGCTTCTGTTTCCTGCATTTACGGTCTCGGCTCTCCTGAATTCTACGCTAAGATGATCATCCCGGTAGAAGAGGGACAGGAAATGTCCATGGAAAAGCTTATGGACCGGCTGGTGGAAGTGCAGTACGAGCGTAACGATTACGATTTTCACCGCGGAACTTTTCGGGTGCGAGGCGATGTAATTGAGATTATTCCTGCTTACAGCCGAGAGCAGGCCCTGCGTATTGAATTCTTCGGTGATGAAATTGATTCCATCCTTGAGACCGATCCCCTGACCGGTGAAGTCACAGGACGAAGACGCAAGACGGTAATTTATCCGGCCAGTCACTTTGTATCGGATCAGGATAACCTTGAGCGTGCGCGTGAGGACATCCGCAATGAGCTGACTGAAACTTTGACCGCGTACAAAAAAGATAACAAGCTGATAGAGGCGCAGCGAATTGAGCAGCGCACCATGTATGATCTGGAGATGATCGAAGAAATCGGTTACTGCAACGGAATTGAAAATTATTCCCGCCATTTGGATGGACGTAAGGAAGGTGAGCCTCCGGCAACTCTTATCCATTATTTTCCTGATGATTTTCTGCTGTTTATGGATGAATCGCATATTGCCGTTCCGCAGGTGGGTGCTATGTATAATGGCGACCGTTCGCGTAAAACAACGCTGGTCAACTTCGGTTTCAGGCTGCCTTCTGCGCTGGATAACAGGCCGTTATCTTTTGAAGAATTTCTTGATAAAATAGGGCAGGCCGTCTATGTTTCCGCGACTCCCGGGCCATGGGAAATGGAACGGGCGCAAGGCCTGGTGGTCGAACAGATTATTCGGCCCACCGGATTGCTTGATCCCGAGATTGAAGTTCGCCCGGTCAAGGGGCAAATGGACGATCTGCTGGCCGAATGCAAGGAACGTGAGAAGCGTGGTGAGCGGGTATTGATCACCACTTTGACCAAGCGTATGGCTGAAGACCTGACCGATTATTTTAATCAGATGGGTGTGGAGGCCAAATATCTGCACTCGGATATTGATACCATGGAACGCATGGCGATTATTCAGTCTTTGCGCGCCGGGGAATTTGTGGCCCTCGTGGGTATTAACCTTTTGCGTGAAGGTCTTGATATCCCGGAAGTTTCCCTTGTTGCTATCCTTGATGCGGATAAGGAAGGCTTTCTGCGCTCCACCCGTTCATTGATTCAGACCTTCGGGCGTGCGGCCCGAAACTCTGAAGGAAGGGTTATCCTTTATGCGGACAATGTTACCAAATCCATGCGCACGGCTATTGACGAGACCTACCGCCGCCGGGCCAAGCAGATTGAGCATAACGAGGAGCACGGCATCGTGCCCCAGACTATCGCTAAATCACTGGATAATATGCTGGGAACATTGTATTCTGACAACTGGTCGGGCAGCGAAGTCAAAATCGCGGCTGAAGACGTGGCCGAGTATGGACTTGATCCTGCAAAAATGGAAAAAGAAGTACGCAAACTTGAAAAGGATATGCGTAAATATGCAGCAGAACTTGAGTTTGAAAAAGCTGCCGAGTTGCGTGACCGGATTCAAAATTTGCGGGAGAAGATTCTCAGTCTTGGATAA